A region of Rhodamnia argentea isolate NSW1041297 chromosome 9, ASM2092103v1, whole genome shotgun sequence DNA encodes the following proteins:
- the LOC115744348 gene encoding flavin-containing monooxygenase FMO GS-OX-like 3, whose translation MAKVHVKVAVIGAGMSGLVAARELRCEGHQVVVFESSNDVGGTWLYDPRVESDPLGSDPAREVIYASLYRSLRVNLPRHLMGFSDYPFLEKGCGDPRAFPGHQEVLRFLRGFAEDFGLIELIRFKHEVVRVERAVEGRWDEWAVEWRARNGEEEEAAGVDVFEAVVVCNGKHTQPKIAEFPGRSTWPGEQLHSHNYRVPEPFKDKIVVMIGKGISATEIAKDLIPFAREVHQASRETNTQVVKLRKLDGVFPHTMIACAEGDGKLVFEDGSSIYADVIIHCTGYIYHFPFLKTKGLVSVDNNCVGPLYKHVFPPGLAPWLSFIDIPFLTVHTYLSELRSKWVAKVLSGELVLPSEEEMMSSVQEHYQRIEELGWPKHHAHKLEMEKFEYEKWLVGQLGLPPFEQWREKMGFAVIKSLQSSDENWRDTWDVEKWMQEEGFGKQAH comes from the exons ATGGCAAAAGTGCACGTAAAGGTGGCTGTGATAGGAGCCGGCATGTCGGGCCTTGTTGCTGCCAGGGAGCTCCGCTGCGAGGGGCACCAAGTGGTGGTGTTCGAGAGTAGCAATGATGTCGGTGGCACTTGGCTGTACGACCCTCGGGTCGAATCGGACCCGCTGGGGTCTGATCCGGCCCGCGAGGTCATCTATGCCAGCTTGTACCGGTCGCTCCGGGTGAACCTCCCGAGGCATCTCATGGGTTTCTCGGACTACCCATTTCTTGAGAAGGGATGTGGGGACCCAAGGGCCTTCCCGGGTCACCAGGAGGTGCTCCGGTTCTTGCGTGGCTTCGCGGAGGATTTCGGGCTGATTGAGTTGATTCGGTTCAAGCACGAAGTGGTTCGGGTGGAGCGTGCAGTCGAGGGGAGGTGGGACGAGTGGGCCGTGGAGTGGCGGGCGCGCaatggggaggaggaggaggcggcgggcGTGGATGTTTTTGAGGCTGTGGTGGTTTGTAACGGCAAGCACACCCAACCAAAGATTGCTGAATTTCCAG GGAGATCAACATGGCCAGGAGAACAACTACATAGTCATAATTATCGAGTTCCCGAGCCATTTAAAGATAAG ATTGTGGTGATGATAGGAAAAGGGATTAGCGCAACTGAAATAGCCAAAGACCTCATACCTTTTGCCAGAGAAGTTCATCAAGCCTCAAGAGAAACAAACACCCAAGTTGTGAAATTAAGAAAACTCGATGGCGTCTTCCCACATACCATG ATTGCATGTGCGGAAGGAGATGGTAAATTAGTGTTCGAGGATGGATCGTCCATATATGCAGATGTTATTATCCATTGCACTGG ATACATttatcattttccatttttgaagACAAAGGGACTTGTAAGCGTGGATAACAACTGCGTGGGGCCTTTGTATAAACATGTTTTCCCACCAGGCCTCGCTCCTTGGCTCTCTTTCATTGACATACCTTTCCTG ACTGTTCATACGTACCTTAGCGAGTTACGGTCGAAGTGGGTGGCCAAGGTTTTATCCGGAGAATTGGTATTGCCAAGTGAAGAAGAGATGATGTCCTCTGTTCAAGAGCATTACCAGCGCATCGAAGAACTTGGATGGCCGAAGCATCACGCTCACAAGCTTGAGATGGAAAAG TTTGAGTACGAGAAGTGGCTTGTGGGTCAATTGGGACTGCCACCATTCGAGCaatggagagagaagatgggttTTGCTGTCATCAAATCCCTGCAATCTTCTGATGAAAACTGGCGAGACACCTGGGATGTTGAAAAGTGGATGCAAGAAGAAGGATTTGGCAAGCAAGCGCATTGA